In Planococcus versutus, the DNA window TGCTCGACCAAGCTGGCTATAACGAAATTACGTATGTAACTGAACAAATGGAGCCAGACGGTGAGTTTCCAACGGTGACTTCGCCAAATCCAGAAGAGGGGTCGGCATTCGAATTAGCTAAAGAATATGGCAACAAATCAGGAGCTGACTTGTTGATAGCAGTCGATCCTGATGGAGATCGTGTCGGAATTGCGGTTTGGAGCGGCAGTCAGTATGAATTGCTGAGCGGCAACCAAACTGGAGCTATATTGATTGAGTATTTGTTGAGTCAAAAACAAGCAAAAGGCACGTTACCTAAAAATGGTCGTATTTTTAAAACCATTGTCACATCAGAATTTGGTCGCGTTGTCGCGGAATCATACGGTGTAAGTTCAGAAGATGTATTGACTGGATTTAAATTTATTGGTGAAAAATTAAAACATAACGACGATCATCCAACATTCGAGTTCTTGTTCGGCTATGAAGAAAGCTATGGCTATTTAATCCGTGATTTCGCGCGTGATAAAGACGCGGTGCAGTCTGTTTTACTACTAGTAGAAGCAGCGGCTTTTTATAAAAAACAAAATAAAAATCTACATGACGTCTTGATCGAATTGTACAATAAATTCGGATGGTATCAAGAATCACTTGTGTCTGTTACAAAAAAAGGAATTGATGGTGCGCGTGAAATCACAGCATTACTTGAGAACTTACGTAAACAACCAATCAGCGCACTTGCTGGAATTGCTATTGCTTCGATCGAAGATTATGAAACGCAAAATCGTCAATTTATCAAATTAGAGACCAATGAAAAAATCGAATTGCCTCAATCTAATGTCATCAAGTATTTTTTAGAAGACGGGTCGTGGGTATGTGTCCGCCCGAGTGGCACTGAGCCGAAAGTAAAGTATTACTTTGGCATCACAGCAGAGACACAACAAGAAAGCGATGAAAAAATGGAGTTGCTGAAAGAATCGTTTATTACAGAAGTTAATGATCGGTAGTGAAAAAAGTCCCCTAGTACAGGGGGCTTTTACTTTACTAGTTAATAACTGACTTTGCTTTTCAATGTTGTCTAGAAATGAGGTTAGTG includes these proteins:
- a CDS encoding phospho-sugar mutase; translated protein: MSWKERMKRWMDHKSIDEKTRQSLNILKDDEKSAEDAFYQDLVFGTGGMRGEIGPGTNRMNVYTVRKASQGIADYIKDQGELAMARGMVIAYDSRRMSLEFAEEAARTFAANGIHTYLYSAPRTTPQLSFSVRYLSAFMGIVITASHNPPEYNGYKVYGEDGAQLNLEDADRVIDYVGRVEDELTINNTDFEKSLLVRIDEKIDKVYLENALTVQEHSASPIQAVFTPLHGASGKTVKRLLDQAGYNEITYVTEQMEPDGEFPTVTSPNPEEGSAFELAKEYGNKSGADLLIAVDPDGDRVGIAVWSGSQYELLSGNQTGAILIEYLLSQKQAKGTLPKNGRIFKTIVTSEFGRVVAESYGVSSEDVLTGFKFIGEKLKHNDDHPTFEFLFGYEESYGYLIRDFARDKDAVQSVLLLVEAAAFYKKQNKNLHDVLIELYNKFGWYQESLVSVTKKGIDGAREITALLENLRKQPISALAGIAIASIEDYETQNRQFIKLETNEKIELPQSNVIKYFLEDGSWVCVRPSGTEPKVKYYFGITAETQQESDEKMELLKESFITEVNDR